A single window of Desulfovibrio psychrotolerans DNA harbors:
- the ahbC gene encoding 12,18-didecarboxysiroheme deacetylase yields MIGISKLYCGQVEPSDALRYGRHSGKLPSHLLQFSADKKPVVVWNMTQRCNLKCVHCYAHAVEPEGKDAISTEKGKEIIRDLAQYGAPVMLFSGGEPLVRQDLVELAKFATDQGMRAVISTNGTLITKQKAKELKEVGLSYVGISLDGMEEVHNKFRGVPNSFKKALEGIENCKAEGLKVGLRFTINKRNAPEVPKIFDLVKELEVPRICFYHLVYSGRGSELIKEDLDHQETRVMLDLIMDRTRALHDAGHPKEVLTVDNHADGPYVWMRMLKEDPKRAAEVFELLQFNEGNSSGRGIGCISWDGSVHPDQFWREKVFGNVLERPFSEIWDDPNIELLAKLKDKKQYVKGRCATCRFLNICGGNFRARAEAYFGDEWAHDPACYLTDDEIRPE; encoded by the coding sequence TTCCAAACTCTACTGTGGTCAGGTAGAACCGTCTGACGCACTGCGCTACGGTCGCCATTCCGGGAAGCTCCCCTCCCACCTGCTCCAGTTTTCCGCCGACAAGAAGCCTGTTGTCGTCTGGAACATGACGCAGCGCTGCAATCTCAAGTGTGTCCACTGTTACGCCCACGCGGTGGAACCGGAAGGCAAAGACGCCATCAGCACGGAAAAGGGCAAGGAAATCATCCGCGACCTCGCCCAGTACGGCGCACCGGTCATGCTCTTCTCCGGCGGCGAACCGCTGGTGCGGCAGGACCTTGTGGAGCTGGCGAAATTCGCCACCGATCAGGGCATGCGCGCTGTTATCTCCACCAACGGCACGCTCATCACCAAGCAGAAGGCCAAGGAACTGAAAGAAGTGGGCCTCTCCTACGTGGGCATCTCGCTGGACGGCATGGAAGAGGTGCACAACAAGTTCCGCGGCGTGCCCAACTCCTTCAAAAAGGCGCTGGAAGGCATTGAAAACTGTAAGGCCGAAGGCCTGAAGGTGGGCCTGCGCTTCACCATCAACAAGCGCAATGCTCCGGAAGTGCCCAAAATTTTTGATCTGGTGAAGGAACTGGAAGTTCCCCGCATCTGTTTCTACCATCTGGTCTATTCCGGGCGCGGCTCTGAACTGATCAAGGAAGACCTGGATCATCAGGAAACCCGCGTCATGCTGGACCTGATTATGGACCGCACCCGCGCCCTGCACGATGCCGGCCACCCCAAGGAAGTGCTCACCGTGGACAACCACGCAGACGGCCCCTACGTGTGGATGCGCATGCTGAAGGAAGACCCCAAGCGCGCGGCGGAAGTGTTTGAACTGCTGCAGTTCAACGAAGGCAACAGCTCCGGGCGCGGTATAGGCTGCATAAGCTGGGACGGCTCCGTGCACCCCGACCAGTTCTGGCGGGAAAAGGTGTTCGGCAACGTGCTGGAGCGCCCCTTCTCGGAAATATGGGACGACCCGAACATTGAACTGCTCGCCAAGCTCAAGGACAAGAAGCAGTACGTGAAGGGCCGTTGCGCCACCTGCCGCTTCCTGAACATCTGCGGAGGCAACTTCCGCGCCCGTGCGGAAGCCTACTTTGGCGATGAGTGGGCGCACGACCCCGCCTGCTACCTTACCGACGACGAAATCCGCCCCGAATAG
- the hemB gene encoding porphobilinogen synthase: MAEFFRGRRLRRTAALREMVRENELRAQDLIMPYFVVDTGDATFRKPISSMPGQFQLSLQEFEKQVGKAVKNGLRGIILFGIPKKKDPAGTEGYAQDGIVQRAVRLCKQRWPELVVITDVCLCEYTDHGHCGLVRKERGIATVENDATLELLARTAVSHAEAGADIVAPSDMMDGRVMAIREALDEAGFTEVPVMSYAVKYASAFYGPFREAAESAPQFGDRKTYQMDPANSREALREATADVLEEADFLMVKPAGPYLDIIRMVRDEFDLPVAAYQVSGEYSMIMAAAANGWVNGDAVALESLLGIKRAGADIIISYFTEDLLERGLVK; encoded by the coding sequence GTGGCAGAATTCTTCCGTGGGCGGCGTCTGCGCCGCACCGCCGCACTCCGCGAAATGGTCAGGGAAAACGAACTGCGCGCGCAGGATCTCATCATGCCGTATTTCGTGGTGGATACCGGGGACGCAACCTTCCGCAAGCCCATCTCCTCCATGCCGGGGCAGTTCCAGCTTTCGTTGCAGGAATTCGAAAAACAGGTCGGCAAGGCCGTGAAGAACGGCCTGCGCGGCATCATTCTCTTCGGCATTCCCAAAAAGAAAGACCCCGCAGGCACGGAAGGCTACGCGCAGGACGGCATAGTGCAGCGCGCGGTGCGGCTGTGCAAGCAGCGCTGGCCTGAACTGGTAGTGATTACCGACGTATGCCTGTGCGAATATACCGACCACGGCCATTGCGGACTGGTACGCAAGGAACGCGGCATAGCCACCGTGGAAAACGACGCCACGCTGGAGCTTCTGGCACGCACGGCGGTTTCCCATGCCGAGGCGGGCGCGGATATCGTGGCCCCTTCCGACATGATGGACGGGCGTGTCATGGCTATACGCGAGGCACTGGATGAAGCGGGCTTTACGGAAGTTCCCGTCATGTCCTACGCGGTGAAATACGCCTCGGCCTTTTACGGTCCGTTCCGCGAGGCGGCGGAGTCTGCTCCGCAGTTCGGCGACCGCAAGACCTACCAGATGGACCCCGCCAACAGCCGCGAGGCCCTGCGCGAAGCAACGGCAGACGTGCTGGAAGAGGCAGACTTCCTCATGGTAAAGCCTGCGGGTCCGTATCTGGACATCATCCGCATGGTGCGGGACGAATTTGATCTGCCCGTTGCCGCCTATCAGGTGAGCGGCGAGTATTCCATGATCATGGCCGCCGCCGCAAACGGCTGGGTAAACGGCGATGCCGTTGCGCTGG